From Candidatus Binataceae bacterium, the proteins below share one genomic window:
- a CDS encoding gamma-butyrobetaine hydroxylase-like domain-containing protein — MALNKSKTSRIVSLNDVGRYAVGVRWADGHDSIYPLENLRRACPCHTCGGHIDGEIPAASQRLAQLSRLGEQGVFLGWVDGHETLYTTADLRALCRCAHCVAEPEKPITGG, encoded by the coding sequence ATGGCGCTGAACAAGTCAAAGACGTCCCGAATCGTGAGCCTCAACGACGTCGGCCGCTACGCAGTGGGCGTGCGATGGGCCGACGGGCACGACAGCATCTATCCGCTGGAGAACCTCAGGCGCGCCTGCCCGTGCCACACCTGCGGCGGCCATATCGACGGCGAGATTCCCGCTGCCAGCCAGCGCTTGGCGCAGCTATCGCGCCTGGGCGAGCAAGGCGTGTTCCTCGGATGGGTGGACGGGCACGAGACGCTCTACACCACGGCCGATCTGCGCGCGCTTTGTCGGTGCGCTCACTGCGTGGCCGAGCCGGAAAAGCCGATCACCGGCGGCTGA
- a CDS encoding MMPL family transporter, with translation MRYRLFRALAALSLKRPWMVLLAATALALASVIYTRARLEFHTGQDDLITPNSRAARNYLDYTREFPDLDGLIIVVSAAPDGARARSFVEALAARLSADRANVKAVFYKIDPGAFADRAMLYMKRADLDALAANIRAAYPMLRGYAADPGLAGFFTMVNRGIDGQMRAMAAARARDPHAAARAAAPAAASGNSPMPAAFDTSAIDTVLQGMLAYAADGKYVSPWQTMIRGGGDNGGALGNQGYLLSDNGKYLLLHVAPGDGAKDGPDPVEAIQNDLDAVRAAFPEVLAGMTGGPALAHAEEATTAHDIALASLIAITSNVLLLVIPFRALVEPAFAILALLAGVAWSFGFTTLAIGHLNLLSAVFTSVLAGIGINFPVHLMARYDEARRQGADLSRAVELAVVNTGTGVFASACIMALAFLTPVFTDFRGIAELGIVSAAGLFLCLVSALLIFPALAVLRERYFPARVRPQLAPRARRSLLEAFFRRPMLIVAGAAAITVCAVFMTRRVSFDQNVLNLQAEGAEAVKFENLLLKDSGRSSWFAVSLAPTMEAAEVRATAFRKLPEVSDVETIATYIPDDQPAKLATLHTLGAMLAPIELPAAVRPSNPAALARELRELEVKFTMLARAAGAQAAASGVAKTAALANAAVARLQARPDAFAGYELATNADLRARLAQLKRDLNTDAVTAANLPEVIRERFIGRGGRYLVQVYPRGDIWADAPLARFVGALESVDPDVTGPPVQTYNIATVMRRGYERAAVLALAAVLVFVFADFRNLRDTALAVVPLFFGGAWLLEAMGGLGWEFNLANLFAIPIIIGTAVDNGVNMVYRWREERDKSALILTRAVGKSVTIATLTTIAGFAALIPATHRGISSLGWVLSLGVSFILVATLLVLPALFELLGRRLEPAPSAAEPVAIEDEPAPRKAASGGLRR, from the coding sequence TTGCGATACCGATTATTTCGCGCGCTCGCCGCGCTCAGCCTTAAACGGCCCTGGATGGTGCTGCTGGCCGCGACCGCCCTTGCGCTCGCCAGCGTGATTTACACGCGGGCGCGCCTGGAGTTCCATACCGGGCAGGACGACCTGATCACTCCCAACAGCCGCGCCGCGCGCAACTACCTCGACTACACCCGCGAGTTCCCCGACCTCGACGGCTTGATTATCGTCGTCAGCGCCGCGCCCGACGGCGCGCGCGCCCGCAGCTTCGTTGAAGCGCTGGCGGCGCGGCTGAGCGCCGACCGCGCCAACGTCAAGGCCGTCTTCTACAAGATCGACCCGGGCGCCTTCGCCGACCGCGCGATGCTCTACATGAAGCGCGCCGACCTCGACGCGCTGGCCGCCAATATCCGCGCGGCCTACCCAATGCTGCGCGGCTACGCCGCCGACCCCGGCCTGGCGGGCTTCTTTACAATGGTCAATCGCGGGATCGACGGCCAGATGCGTGCGATGGCGGCAGCACGTGCGCGCGACCCCCACGCCGCCGCGCGCGCGGCCGCCCCGGCCGCCGCGTCGGGAAACAGTCCGATGCCGGCCGCGTTCGATACCAGCGCGATCGATACCGTGCTCCAAGGGATGCTCGCCTATGCGGCCGACGGCAAATACGTCTCGCCGTGGCAAACGATGATCCGCGGGGGCGGCGATAACGGCGGCGCACTCGGCAATCAGGGCTACCTGCTGAGCGACAACGGCAAGTACCTGCTCCTGCACGTCGCGCCCGGCGACGGGGCCAAGGACGGCCCCGACCCGGTCGAAGCCATCCAGAATGATCTCGACGCCGTGCGCGCCGCCTTTCCAGAGGTACTGGCCGGGATGACCGGCGGGCCGGCGCTGGCCCATGCCGAGGAGGCCACCACCGCGCACGATATCGCGCTCGCCTCGCTCATCGCGATCACCTCCAACGTGCTGCTGCTGGTGATCCCGTTCCGTGCGCTGGTCGAGCCCGCCTTCGCGATCCTCGCGCTGCTCGCCGGTGTCGCCTGGTCGTTCGGCTTCACCACGCTCGCGATCGGCCATCTCAACCTGCTCTCGGCGGTGTTCACCAGCGTGCTCGCCGGTATCGGGATCAACTTCCCGGTCCATCTCATGGCGCGCTATGACGAGGCGCGCCGCCAGGGCGCCGACCTGTCGCGCGCGGTCGAGCTGGCCGTGGTCAACACCGGCACCGGCGTCTTCGCCTCGGCCTGTATCATGGCACTGGCCTTCCTGACCCCGGTGTTCACCGACTTCCGCGGAATCGCCGAGCTCGGGATCGTTTCGGCGGCCGGACTCTTCCTTTGCCTGGTTTCGGCACTGCTGATCTTCCCCGCGCTGGCCGTGCTGCGCGAGCGTTACTTTCCGGCGCGGGTGCGCCCGCAGCTTGCGCCGCGCGCGCGCCGCTCGCTGCTCGAAGCGTTCTTCCGCCGTCCGATGCTGATAGTTGCGGGCGCGGCGGCGATCACCGTCTGCGCGGTCTTTATGACCAGGCGGGTGAGCTTCGACCAGAACGTGCTGAATCTCCAGGCCGAAGGCGCCGAGGCGGTCAAGTTCGAGAACCTGCTGCTCAAGGACTCGGGCCGCTCGTCGTGGTTCGCGGTGTCGCTGGCGCCGACGATGGAGGCGGCGGAGGTGCGCGCGACGGCCTTCCGCAAACTGCCCGAAGTCTCCGACGTCGAAACCATCGCGACTTATATCCCCGACGATCAACCGGCCAAGCTGGCGACGCTCCATACGCTGGGCGCGATGCTTGCGCCGATCGAGCTGCCCGCCGCTGTCCGCCCGAGCAATCCCGCGGCGCTCGCGCGCGAGCTCAGGGAGCTGGAGGTGAAATTCACGATGCTCGCGCGGGCCGCCGGTGCGCAGGCGGCCGCCTCGGGCGTCGCGAAGACGGCGGCGCTCGCCAACGCCGCGGTCGCGCGCCTTCAGGCCAGGCCCGACGCATTTGCGGGCTACGAGCTTGCGACCAACGCCGACCTGCGCGCGCGCCTGGCCCAGCTCAAGCGCGATCTCAACACCGACGCGGTGACCGCGGCCAACCTGCCCGAGGTAATCCGCGAACGCTTCATCGGGCGCGGCGGCCGCTACCTGGTCCAGGTCTACCCGCGCGGCGACATCTGGGCCGACGCGCCGCTGGCGCGCTTTGTCGGCGCGCTTGAGAGCGTCGATCCGGACGTGACCGGCCCGCCGGTGCAGACCTACAACATCGCCACCGTGATGCGCCGCGGTTACGAGCGCGCGGCGGTGCTCGCGCTCGCCGCGGTGCTGGTCTTCGTCTTCGCCGACTTCCGCAACCTGCGCGACACGGCGCTGGCGGTGGTACCGCTGTTCTTCGGCGGAGCGTGGCTGCTCGAGGCGATGGGCGGGCTCGGATGGGAATTCAATCTGGCCAACCTGTTCGCAATCCCGATCATCATCGGCACTGCGGTCGACAACGGCGTCAATATGGTCTATCGCTGGCGCGAGGAGCGCGACAAGTCGGCGCTGATCCTGACCCGCGCGGTCGGCAAGTCGGTCACGATCGCCACCCTGACTACGATCGCGGGCTTCGCCGCGCTCATCCCGGCCACCCATCGCGGCATCTCCAGCCTCGGCTGGGTGCTGAGCCTCGGCGTCTCGTTCATCCTGGTTGCGACGCTGCTTGTGCTGCCCGCCCTGTTCGAATTGCTCGGGCGGCGGCTGGAGCCCGCCCCGTCGGCGGCGGAGCCCGTAGCTATCGAGGACGAACCAGCGCCGCGCAAGGCAGCCTCCGGCGGCCTTCGTCGCTAG
- a CDS encoding ABC transporter ATP-binding protein, with the protein MPRLYSAPADNHRPVIEIQGLRVERDALILESIDWRVEPGQHWVILGANGSGKTSLLSVLTGYLAPTAGTLRVLGETYGRADWRELRTRIGLVSSSIRQLMPGHESALSAIASGRRAMIGMWGEVGETEIRRAREILAEVEADYLAERPWRFLSQGERQRVLIGRALMADPALLILDEPCAGLDPVAREHFLAFIERLLARPAAPTLVLVTHHVEEIVPGFSHVLALRAGRVLASGPRESVMTSARLSSAFDAPVQLTHSGGRYSLTVGAAPSKVV; encoded by the coding sequence ATGCCCCGTCTTTACTCCGCCCCCGCCGACAACCATCGCCCAGTAATCGAAATCCAGGGGCTGCGGGTTGAGCGCGACGCACTGATTCTCGAGTCCATCGACTGGCGCGTCGAGCCTGGTCAGCATTGGGTGATCCTCGGCGCCAACGGGTCGGGCAAGACTTCGCTGTTGAGCGTGCTGACCGGCTATCTCGCGCCCACCGCGGGCACGCTCCGGGTGCTGGGCGAGACTTACGGGCGCGCCGACTGGCGCGAGCTGCGCACGCGGATCGGGCTCGTGAGCTCGTCCATCCGCCAGCTGATGCCCGGCCATGAGAGCGCCCTGAGCGCGATCGCCAGCGGGCGGCGCGCGATGATCGGGATGTGGGGCGAGGTCGGCGAGACGGAAATCCGCCGGGCCCGCGAGATTCTCGCCGAGGTCGAAGCGGACTACTTGGCCGAGCGCCCGTGGCGCTTCCTCTCTCAGGGCGAGCGCCAGCGGGTGCTGATCGGGCGGGCGCTGATGGCCGATCCGGCTCTGCTCATCCTCGACGAGCCGTGCGCCGGGCTGGACCCGGTTGCACGCGAGCATTTCCTGGCCTTTATCGAGCGCCTGCTCGCGCGTCCCGCCGCGCCGACCCTGGTGCTCGTGACTCATCATGTCGAAGAGATCGTGCCGGGGTTCTCGCACGTGCTTGCGCTGCGCGCAGGGAGGGTTCTGGCGTCGGGGCCGCGCGAGAGCGTGATGACCTCGGCGAGGTTGAGCAGTGCGTTCGACGCACCGGTTCAGTTGACCCACAGCGGCGGCCGCTATTCGCTGACAGTAGGGGCGGCGCCATCGAAGGTCGTGTAG
- the moaA gene encoding GTP 3',8-cyclase MoaA, translated as MPRDSFNREIDYLRISVIDNCNLRCVYCMPLDGLRFLPRDELLTPAEIEAVVRAAVSVGFRKFRLTGGEPLIRADVIEIVERLAAIDGVGDLALTTNALLLAKLAEPLRRAGLRRINVHLDSLNPATVEQQMRWGSFTRIWDGIMAAEAAGLVPIKLNAVVAAGYNEDEVVNLAALTVERDWHVRFIELMPLGGGECARLAIKRYVSNIETRRRIEAALGPLLELGSSNPSDEARNFRLYGARGVVGFISPVSEPYCGTCNRMRLTADGKFHLCLLNDDEMDVRRALREGGGEAAVARILERAVALKPTGHHLLEGRSTRERSMYQIGG; from the coding sequence ATGCCGAGGGACTCCTTCAATCGCGAAATCGACTACCTGCGCATCTCGGTAATCGATAATTGCAATCTGCGATGCGTCTATTGCATGCCGCTCGACGGACTGCGCTTCCTGCCTCGCGACGAGCTGCTGACGCCGGCCGAGATCGAAGCCGTCGTGCGCGCGGCGGTCAGCGTCGGGTTTCGCAAGTTCCGCCTGACCGGCGGCGAGCCGCTCATCCGCGCCGACGTGATCGAGATCGTCGAGCGGCTGGCCGCGATCGATGGCGTCGGCGATCTCGCGCTCACCACCAATGCGCTGCTTCTGGCAAAGCTCGCCGAGCCGCTGAGACGCGCCGGCCTTCGACGCATCAACGTCCATCTCGACAGTCTCAACCCAGCCACGGTCGAGCAGCAGATGCGCTGGGGCAGCTTCACCCGGATCTGGGACGGAATCATGGCCGCCGAGGCCGCGGGGCTGGTACCGATCAAGCTCAACGCGGTGGTTGCCGCTGGGTACAACGAGGACGAGGTCGTGAACCTCGCCGCGCTGACGGTCGAGCGCGACTGGCACGTGCGGTTCATCGAGCTGATGCCGCTGGGCGGGGGCGAGTGCGCGCGGCTTGCGATCAAGCGCTACGTCTCGAACATCGAGACCCGCCGGCGGATCGAGGCGGCGCTGGGCCCGCTGCTCGAGCTCGGGTCGAGCAATCCGTCCGACGAGGCGCGCAACTTCAGGCTGTACGGCGCGCGCGGCGTGGTCGGCTTCATCAGCCCGGTCAGCGAGCCGTATTGCGGAACGTGCAACCGGATGCGCCTGACCGCCGACGGCAAGTTCCACCTCTGCTTGCTTAACGACGACGAGATGGACGTGCGGCGCGCGCTGCGCGAGGGCGGGGGTGAGGCGGCGGTTGCGCGGATTCTGGAGCGCGCGGTCGCGCTCAAACCCACCGGCCACCATCTGCTCGAAGGCCGCTCCACCCGCGAGCGCTCGATGTACCAGATCGGGGGGTGA
- a CDS encoding mismatch-specific DNA-glycosylase produces the protein MPLRDVLTPHPRILFVGINPGLRSEAVGHHFAGPGNPFWRLLYAARLVPVALTHDEDQRLAEFGLALTNLCPRATRSAAELSAAELRRGKQALERKIRRLHPDVVAFVGVTIYRQFFGRGSDAGPGPKAEKIDGARVFVLPNPSGLNASFPGFRHKLVWFERLREFVEAVADRPRHARRST, from the coding sequence GTGCCGCTGCGCGACGTGCTGACTCCTCATCCGCGGATCCTGTTTGTCGGGATTAACCCCGGCCTGCGCTCCGAGGCGGTCGGCCATCACTTTGCCGGCCCCGGCAATCCCTTCTGGCGTCTGCTCTACGCCGCGCGCCTGGTCCCCGTCGCGCTCACCCATGACGAAGATCAGCGGCTTGCCGAGTTTGGCCTTGCGCTAACCAATCTATGCCCGCGTGCGACGCGCTCGGCCGCCGAGCTGAGCGCGGCCGAGTTGCGGCGCGGCAAGCAGGCGCTGGAGCGCAAGATCCGCCGGCTGCATCCCGACGTCGTCGCCTTCGTCGGCGTGACGATCTACCGGCAGTTTTTCGGACGCGGCAGCGACGCCGGACCAGGGCCCAAGGCTGAGAAGATCGACGGCGCGCGAGTTTTCGTCCTGCCCAACCCGAGCGGGCTCAACGCGAGCTTTCCTGGCTTTAGACACAAGCTGGTGTGGTTCGAGCGGCTGCGCGAATTTGTCGAGGCCGTGGCCGACCGGCCGCGGCACGCGCGGCGATCGACGTAG
- a CDS encoding sigma-54 dependent transcriptional regulator: protein MAELTANARAFGTDADWLDLQRMGPAAQVGGMVVKSAAMGELIRLLARVGAHRTTVLIQGESGTGKELVAHAVHELRPAPRGPFITFNCSNLVESLAESQLFGHVKGAFTDARDEAQGYFRAADGGVLFLDEVGELPAGLQAKLLRAVEYREIQPVGSTRTFKVDVQIVAATNRDLRAEVRAGRFRADLYYRLNVAALRVPPLRERLEALDALLSLFVERCNREFGAAVRFISRRAIERLLAYGWPGNVRELEHAVRCAVLLADGDRIDVAHLPCDIAGEAPVSAPFAAESVNTSLSAASMDAQAASATADSATAGEPAAPASLDMLTREALVLALRHARGNRQRAARILGVSRTTLYRMLTRYGMHTGAAGASGEPRRRAGALRLVKA from the coding sequence ATGGCGGAGCTGACCGCAAACGCGCGCGCTTTTGGAACCGACGCTGACTGGCTGGACCTTCAGCGGATGGGCCCCGCGGCGCAGGTTGGCGGGATGGTAGTGAAATCAGCGGCGATGGGCGAGTTGATTCGTCTGCTCGCCCGCGTCGGCGCACATCGCACCACCGTCCTTATTCAAGGTGAATCGGGCACTGGCAAGGAGCTGGTGGCGCACGCCGTACACGAGCTGCGCCCGGCGCCCCGTGGGCCGTTCATTACCTTCAACTGCTCCAACCTGGTGGAATCGCTGGCCGAATCTCAGCTCTTCGGCCACGTCAAGGGCGCGTTCACCGACGCCCGCGACGAGGCCCAGGGCTATTTCCGCGCGGCCGACGGCGGGGTGCTGTTTTTAGACGAAGTCGGCGAGTTGCCGGCGGGATTGCAAGCCAAGCTTCTGCGCGCGGTCGAGTATCGCGAAATCCAGCCGGTGGGTTCGACCCGCACCTTCAAGGTCGACGTCCAGATCGTAGCGGCGACCAATCGCGACCTGCGCGCCGAGGTCAGGGCGGGGCGCTTCCGCGCAGACCTCTATTACCGGCTCAATGTGGCCGCCCTGCGCGTGCCGCCGCTGCGCGAGCGGCTCGAAGCGCTGGACGCGCTGCTGAGCCTCTTCGTCGAGCGCTGCAACCGCGAGTTCGGCGCCGCAGTCAGGTTTATCTCGCGGCGCGCGATCGAGCGCCTGCTGGCCTACGGATGGCCGGGCAACGTGCGCGAGCTGGAGCATGCTGTCCGCTGTGCGGTGCTGCTCGCGGATGGCGACCGGATCGACGTGGCGCATCTGCCGTGCGACATCGCCGGCGAAGCGCCCGTATCCGCGCCGTTCGCGGCCGAATCGGTCAACACCAGTTTATCCGCGGCGTCAATGGACGCGCAGGCGGCAAGCGCAACCGCGGATTCGGCGACGGCAGGCGAGCCTGCGGCGCCGGCTTCGCTCGATATGCTGACGCGCGAGGCGCTGGTGCTCGCGCTGCGCCATGCCCGCGGCAATCGCCAGCGCGCGGCGCGCATCCTCGGCGTCTCGCGCACCACGCTGTACCGGATGCTCACGCGTTACGGGATGCATACGGGAGCTGCGGGAGCGAGCGGCGAACCCCGTCGGCGCGCAGGCGCGCTCAGGTTGGTCAAGGCATGA
- a CDS encoding VOC family protein — protein sequence MTDIGLTHVALSVRNLDDSIAFYAKYARMEVVHQRLDPGAAVRVAWMSDRTRPFVIVLAEWPDQRDSPLAPFGHLGVGCDSREEVDRLCAAARAEGRLRSGPTDTGYPVGYWAYIADPDGNNLEVSYGQEIGLTLTGSAPKP from the coding sequence ATGACCGACATCGGACTGACGCACGTGGCGCTTAGCGTGCGCAACCTGGACGACAGTATCGCTTTTTACGCCAAGTACGCCCGGATGGAGGTTGTGCATCAGCGCCTCGACCCCGGCGCAGCCGTCCGCGTGGCCTGGATGAGCGATCGCACGCGGCCGTTCGTGATCGTGCTCGCCGAATGGCCCGACCAGCGCGATTCGCCGCTCGCGCCGTTCGGTCACCTCGGTGTGGGTTGCGACAGCCGCGAAGAGGTCGATCGTTTATGCGCGGCGGCCCGCGCCGAGGGGCGGCTGCGCAGCGGTCCCACCGACACCGGCTACCCGGTCGGCTACTGGGCCTATATCGCCGATCCCGACGGCAACAATCTCGAGGTCTCCTACGGCCAGGAGATTGGCCTCACCCTGACCGGATCGGCGCCAAAGCCGTGA
- a CDS encoding carboxypeptidase-like regulatory domain-containing protein, with the protein MTIKLSAKQAIGALAAALALGAAPLAPTADAADVPAQMASPTAATSTAAQASREPVPSPSAQVSGVLTDPHDRPLANMEINFQGRVDPDIFTVRTGTDGSFSTVLPPGIYDLRDAHGAIIASDVSVGPNGGSIGRVQTPAPLAPTRLFDRQALSRVIVKNPAPSGAYVPAAGETHAPIKAATVVNPPVQGATGGRAMAPAQVVPMGIEQQIQIPPGADTTIAMPGAAEETMPPPSSEPAPPSTEGGKSRPPRLHRPSGAY; encoded by the coding sequence ATGACGATCAAGCTTTCGGCAAAACAGGCAATCGGCGCGCTCGCCGCGGCCCTCGCGCTGGGCGCGGCACCCCTTGCGCCTACGGCCGACGCCGCCGATGTGCCCGCGCAAATGGCATCGCCGACGGCCGCTACGAGCACCGCTGCGCAGGCCTCACGAGAGCCGGTACCGTCTCCGTCAGCCCAGGTAAGCGGCGTGCTCACCGATCCGCACGATCGGCCGCTCGCCAACATGGAGATCAATTTCCAGGGACGCGTCGATCCCGATATCTTCACCGTGCGCACCGGCACCGACGGCTCCTTTTCAACCGTCCTGCCGCCGGGAATCTACGACTTGCGCGACGCGCACGGCGCGATCATCGCGAGCGACGTAAGCGTGGGCCCCAACGGCGGCAGCATCGGCCGCGTCCAGACCCCCGCACCGCTTGCCCCGACGCGCCTGTTCGATCGCCAGGCGCTCAGCCGTGTGATCGTGAAGAACCCAGCGCCGTCGGGCGCCTACGTGCCGGCCGCCGGCGAGACGCATGCGCCGATCAAGGCGGCGACGGTGGTAAATCCGCCGGTGCAGGGGGCGACGGGCGGGCGCGCAATGGCGCCGGCTCAGGTGGTGCCGATGGGCATCGAGCAGCAGATCCAGATTCCGCCGGGGGCCGACACCACGATCGCTATGCCGGGAGCGGCCGAGGAAACGATGCCGCCTCCCTCATCCGAACCGGCGCCCCCCTCGACCGAGGGCGGCAAGTCCAGGCCGCCGCGCCTTCATCGGCCTTCCGGTGCCTATTGA
- a CDS encoding ArsC/Spx/MgsR family protein yields the protein MRARGVEFDAIEYLKHPLDRITLERIVAMLDRPPAEMVRKDRRFEELGLKPADYTTAEAVVALLLEHPELMQRPIVVRGKKAVIARPPERLEALL from the coding sequence ATGCGCGCCCGCGGTGTCGAGTTCGACGCCATCGAATATCTCAAACATCCCCTCGACCGCATCACCCTCGAGCGCATCGTTGCGATGCTCGACAGACCGCCGGCCGAGATGGTGCGCAAGGATCGCCGGTTCGAAGAGCTCGGGCTCAAGCCCGCCGACTACACCACCGCCGAGGCGGTCGTGGCTCTGCTGCTGGAGCATCCCGAGCTCATGCAGCGTCCGATAGTCGTACGCGGCAAGAAGGCCGTTATCGCACGTCCCCCCGAGCGGCTGGAGGCGCTCCTTTAG
- the rpmB gene encoding 50S ribosomal protein L28, translating into MRHCAICGKQPSVGNNVSHANNKTKRRWQPNLQEVRAAVGGGVKRILVCTRCLRSGRVAKATAGGRSSRTGAAQA; encoded by the coding sequence ATGCGACACTGTGCAATTTGCGGAAAACAACCCTCCGTGGGTAACAACGTCAGCCACGCCAACAATAAGACCAAGCGCCGATGGCAGCCGAACCTCCAGGAAGTGCGCGCGGCCGTCGGCGGCGGGGTCAAGCGGATCCTGGTGTGCACCCGCTGCCTGCGCAGCGGCCGCGTCGCCAAAGCGACGGCGGGCGGGCGCTCCTCGCGCACCGGCGCGGCCCAGGCCTAA
- a CDS encoding SDR family oxidoreductase, whose product MAGLLHGKVALITGAGSGIGRATSLIFAREGARLALSDIVAEAGEETLRMVKQAGGEAIFVRTDVSRWAEVEALVARVVATYGRLDCAFNNAGIDGKMARTAECAEEVWNRTIAVNLTGVFFCMKAEIPQMLKQGGGAIVNTASAAGLSGSPGLPAYVASKHGVVGLTRAAAIEYGREKIRVNCVCPGPIRTPMLERLLSHRPEMEKKFASAEPLKRLGDPAEIGEAVAWLCSDAASYVTGHPMSVDGGYMAR is encoded by the coding sequence ATGGCTGGTCTGTTGCACGGCAAAGTCGCGCTGATAACCGGCGCCGGCTCCGGAATCGGACGGGCGACCTCGCTCATCTTCGCCCGCGAGGGGGCGCGGCTTGCGCTCTCAGATATCGTCGCCGAAGCCGGCGAGGAGACGCTCAGGATGGTCAAGCAGGCGGGCGGCGAGGCGATCTTCGTGCGCACCGATGTCTCCAGATGGGCCGAGGTCGAAGCGCTCGTGGCTCGGGTGGTCGCGACCTACGGTCGGCTCGACTGTGCCTTCAACAACGCTGGCATCGACGGCAAGATGGCACGCACGGCGGAGTGCGCCGAGGAGGTTTGGAACCGCACGATCGCGGTCAACCTCACCGGCGTGTTTTTCTGCATGAAGGCCGAGATTCCGCAGATGCTCAAGCAGGGCGGCGGCGCGATCGTCAATACCGCCTCGGCCGCCGGGCTCAGCGGGTCGCCGGGACTGCCGGCCTACGTCGCGAGCAAGCACGGCGTGGTCGGACTGACCCGCGCGGCCGCGATCGAGTACGGGCGCGAGAAAATCCGCGTCAACTGCGTATGCCCGGGGCCGATCCGCACCCCGATGCTCGAGCGCCTGCTCAGCCATCGCCCCGAGATGGAAAAGAAGTTCGCCTCGGCCGAGCCGCTCAAGCGTCTGGGCGACCCCGCCGAGATCGGCGAGGCGGTGGCCTGGCTGTGCTCCGATGCAGCCTCCTACGTCACCGGCCATCCGATGTCCGTGGACGGCGGCTACATGGCGCGCTGA